DNA from Myxococcaceae bacterium JPH2:
CACAGCTCCAGCACACCTCGAAGTTCCCCGGGTTCTCCTCGCGGCACTTCGGGCATGCGACCACGCGTTGCGCCGCGGCCTCGTTCTCGCGCAAGTCCTCGAGGACCTGCCGGGCCGTGTCGACTTCATGGGGCCACACCCACAGCTCCACCCATGCCTCGGTGCTTGGAATCTCGCCTACCAGTGGGGCCAGCGCCTCGCCGCGCAGCTCGACCGCCACCCCGGCCGATTCCAGCGCGCTGGCGATCAACCTCGCCTCTCCCACGGTGCGGTACACGGCGAGCTGCGCGCGCTTCATCGCCCCTGTGTCTCAGATGCGCGGGTCCCCAGCAACCATCACCCACCTCGTCACCCACGGTCTGCCTAATCGCTCATCGTGTCCGTGGTTTGTCTATCGTCGCCTGGCGCACATCCCGGATCGAATTCAA
Protein-coding regions in this window:
- a CDS encoding DUF2007 domain-containing protein, which encodes MKRAQLAVYRTVGEARLIASALESAGVAVELRGEALAPLVGEIPSTEAWVELWVWPHEVDTARQVLEDLRENEAAAQRVVACPKCREENPGNFEVCWSCGLELPSGLRAQLRAV